DNA sequence from the Daphnia pulex isolate KAP4 chromosome 8, ASM2113471v1 genome:
AACCCCAACAAATAAGgatgaacaaaaacaattatattttaatCTGATTGTGAACGGTACCTGGAGAACGCGGAGCTTCCACAGGCGCGGACCGTAACGCATCACCATAGCCCTAACACTTTCCTCAATCTTGGAAGGATCCATAATGACCGTTGGAACAAAATTGAGAAAGATGTGATTGCAATCTGTGCGCCGGCTGTAAGGATGGGAGAAGGCTACTTCCAACTCGTCCATTGCTTCCAGTAACAATCGTTCACCTAAAAGGAAAGGCACCCAATGAAGCTAAAGAGAATCTAGAATAAATGCAACATGGAAATTTACCTTCGTTTTGCAAATACTCGAAAGAAGCTTCTTTTGTAATCAAATCCGAATGACGAATTATGGACCTGATGAAGAACCGATAGTCGGTTACTTCCTGGCCTTTGGCTACTTTAGCCTTGCCTAAATATAGGTGCATCTTTTGGTTGGATGTGGGGAGCGCCTCTAGTTCGTAGGTGCGTAAACGATTTATTTCTAATTGGAAAGCGAGAGCAGGCTCGAGATGTCTGTAAATCCGATCCTCATTGAAGTTGTCTCGTGCGCGGAACGTGAAGAATTTGGGATGTTGCCGGCGGAAGAGAACGACAAACGTGATACGACGGATACCCCGTTCAATCAGAAGAGGTCGTTTCTGTACACAAATCGCAGTAAACTTTTCGCTGAGAACAGTATCTTCCACTTCTTCGGTGTAGCGAATAGCAACATTAATTATGTGGATAGCCTCCGTgaccttaaaaaaacaaacattgatTAAAACACTTAAAACAAggattgattttcaaaaacaagtACCATCTGTTTGGTTAGACTATCCATGTAAGAAGTATCTGAGAACGAATGAGAAAGGGTGACCGACTGCGAAAGCATGTTGATTCCGCAATTTTCACCATCCGAATCTGAACCACCGTTATCAGCGCTCTCAGGAGTTGACGGGCGCGAGTCTTCAAAGACTTCCATCATTTCAtcgaaatgattttcaaagTCCTCCAAACGAGAGAAGGCGGCCATGCAGCCAGTTCGGTTGCAGTTCTCCAAGTCAGTGGGTAGATCTATGAGGTTGGATACCTCGTCAAAACTAGGGATGTGAGACATGACCAAATTCATATTTGCAGCCTTGTTGTGAGGGATGCGATTTGGGTGGGAAGAGGGGAGTAAAAACTAgggaaataatttgaaaaaccaTTATTAGTGCGTGTCTGAGGTAATAGAGCAAGGCTATGTTTTTTACCTCAAAATGAACGACGCAGAGATTTTCAGAAAGATCCTTATGCTGAAGGCACGTTAGTTCATACGAAGTGTAAGAACGACGGACGTAGACCTCCAAGGCAGCCATTCTGACAGCCCGATTGGgatgtgaaaaaaaatcatgcaGTACATCAAAGATGGATGTCTCAGACATGATGAGCTTTTGGAGATTTTCAGGATGGAAATCGTGGCCATAGATGTCAATGGCTGACAAGAAAATCGATTCCATTTGATTATGACGCAGCTCGTAGGCTGGCTGGTGGGCAGCAATCAACACCTGAACAAAATAATGTATGATTaattaattctttaaaataatttgaccGAGCTTCAAAAAACATACCTGTCTGGCTCTGAGAGCCACTTTGGCATTTTCGGAGCGATTAAGCATAGTCAATTCTTTGAGAATGGTGGCCAATTCGTCGGTAAGACCCGGTTCGTGACTCCACAGATGGTCTATAAGCTGCGTGACCAAcaaattcttcttcgtcgtctgcGAATGAGAAAATATCGTGGCCACAACAGCCGCCATCgtttccttattcttttcgCGCAGCATGGATACACACTTATCGTAATGACCGTTTTGAAATTGGCCCTCTACTACCAAGTATTGTTTCAGTAAATCGTGCACTACGGCCTTCATTCGACCtgaggaaaaaattagaaaaaaattaagaacaattcaaaattcacattttaaatttttacaaatcaaaaagattaCCTCGAATTCCGTTTCGATAGCGCTGGACAAGCTGAACGATTCCTTGAGTGGTAAGGAAAAAGACATCACGATCGGCCCGCTTCTGTAGTGTTGCGGCGTGAGTGTCAATGACGCTAGCCACTTGCTGACTAGGAAATTGAGCAAGGACGGAAGTAATGTTACTAGCGTAAAGAGCCATGAGCTTgcgaattttcttttcgaccgAAGCAGGGATACGGCCAGAGATGGATGATATAACATCCTGCAACTCCAACAGGGGTAAACTGGGATCCTTAAGGACCGTCATCATCTTCTCAATggtttctttgattttgggCTGGAAAAATGGATCAGGTAGGCAATATCCAGCAAAGATATTATCCATGACAGAACGGCAGCTTTGATAGATTTGGTTCAATTTGTCCCCCCATACAGGCAGGGTGGAGCCTGGCTCACTTTCTCGGAAACGCCCAGTAAACATTTGAACGCGCTGAATGCGTGATGCATCATCTAAATCCAAGTGGGCGATGATGGCCCCCGAATCTAAAATTGCTCCAGGGCGCTTGTTGTAATATAAGCAACCCGACTCGGTAACAGTGACCGTCATCACCATTTTCATTACCTCAATCTCCGCATACGCTTGGCCGGCCTGTattgatcaaataaaagttAGTTTCCGCTTGATGACGGCGCATTAATCAAACAAGTTTACTTACTTGGACATGGCCTCCTTCCTCAACCATAAAGCCAAGAAGTTTGCCAGCGGTAGGCGTGCGAAGGATTGTGGGGTCGttctctttttcgaaaataCAAGTCTGATTGCCAATGACGACCCGGTAACGATCCACCTCCTCCTTCATGTAGGTATTGTAACTGGCTCCATCGACAGAAAGGAGAAGCGATCCATCGGCAAGCCTGTGCATCTCCAGCTCTTTGTACGAGCCGTTGAGTGCCAGGAAGTAGCTGTTGGGCCCAGATTTTGTGGTTTGCATTTTGTATTTAGTTCCTTCGTAAATCAGCTCCACCTCCACACAGTTGGTCAATGTGTAGGCTGGAAGGACTTGACCTCTTTCTAATGAAGCCTGGAAGTGCTGGAACGAATTAAGTATAGTTTGATCGGCAACGTGCAGCGAACCGCAAATAACAGCCAGGAGCTGATCAGGTTTCTCCGACTTGAACCGTTGAGCGATCATAGCGTCTAGCCATGTTGTACTGATATTATTTCTCTGAAAATCTTCTGTTTCCAAGAGTGTAATCAAATACTCTACTGTGGTGCGGAAATCGCCTCGAATTGATAATTCTATTGAAGAAGACAATAAGGATTAGATGGACCCAAGAAAGAACGGAAACGGGGAAAATACCTTTAAGCGCAATGACCATATTTTCACGAGCTTCTTCGCGGTCTTCGCCCCATGAGAAGCAATGTCCGAATTGTGAGTCGGCAAATTCATGTAATCCGCCAGATGCTGCTACGCTGAAATAACCCCAAACATTTTTGGACGAACGGAAATTCAATTCTTGTACTGTACCAGAGCTGGGCTATATGAcggacggaaaaaaaatgaatgaacagATTGTTATCGGTAAATGAGCACAAATTAATCAATCGTACTTTGAATCCCTCCTCTGGATTCTCGCTCGTGATACGGGCAGCGATTACGTGCCCCCATGGAGTAGGAGGATTAGGAGGGTTATCAAAATCAATGGGTATGTTATCCCAAGGATTAAGACGGTATAAGGTACGAATCGATTTGATTCGATACAAAGGAATACCCATAGCAATTTGCAGCTGAGCAGCTGGCAAATTCACGTCTGACACCATCTCTGTGCAAGGATGCTCCACCTGTCATTTAGAAAGAGTATTGAATTAACTCaagaagaattaagaaaaatggatgaaaataaaacctgCAAGCGAGGGTTCAATTCCAAAAAGTAGAAGCTTCCGTCGGCTTCGTATAGATATTCGACAGTTCCCGCACTGACGTAACCGACCATTTTAGCAAGACGGACAGCAGCCTAACACCATCAAGGAAACTGGTTAAAAATCCAATCGTTTTTTGCAGATGCCAAGAAGTCAAGACACCTTTTCcatttgttcaaaaatgtGGGGTGGAGCGATAGCACAAGGAGCTTCCTCAATGATCTTTTGATGACGTCTTTGAATAGAACAATCTCGACCGAAAAGTGAAATGGCATTTCCATATTGATCGGCTAAAATCTGCACCTCCAAGTGATGAGCGCAACCGGCTGTCTTCATAATGAAAATAGGTGAACCTTGGACCTCCGCTTGGACCTAATtaagtcaaatttttaaaaatctatcaGTCAGCACATTATCATAGTTTAATGATTAGTCGGTACTAATCTGTAACAAGAGTAACCTGGCGGAAGAGGTTGGCAAAATCGTCGGCAGACTCAGATTTCCGGATGCCCTTACCACCGCCACCTTCACTAGCTTTGATCATGACCGGAAATCCGATCCTCTGAGCGGCCTCCAGACCTTCCTCTGCTGATTCAACGCATCCCTTCCGGTACAACTCTGTCGAAATTTTTATCCGCTTATCGCGAAACTCAGCCTTGAGTCCTACAAATCAAAGTGGGAAGTAAATAGGATAAGACCATTTGTTCGTTTGGCTCAAAAACTGTGGGAAAGTTCAGGCTTACCAGACCCAGACCACGAAAGTGTTGGGATATCGGCCGTTTGGGCTACAATACTTGAGGCTATTTTATCACCTAGCGCCCACATGGCCTTTTCTGGCGGCCCAATGAAAGCAATGCTATTCTTAATCAATAACTCTGGAAGTTTAGGATTTTCAGACGCGTGACCCCAACCAGCCCAGACGGCTTGCACCTGgtaaaagaggaaaacaaaccGGTTTTGTTTATACAATACGGTAAATTTATGCATTCTTCGTTGGTACCTGCATACGCTTTGCAATGTCCAAAATCAGTTCAACATTAGcataattgttgttgttggttcctCCAGGAACTGGTACGTAGTGGTCAGCCATTTTGATGTACTCCGCGTTAGCTGTTAAAATTCAATACATGgactaagtttttttttacattgatgTGGAAATAATGAAGTACCTTTCAAGTCTTCAGGCGTAACCATAACGACGAAGCGGATGGCCCGTTCGTTTCGAAACATTTCATAAGCCCATCTGCGTATAGAACGCATACACTTGACAGCTGCGATTCCATTGTTGGCAATCAATACCTATAGATTTCAAGAGATATCAAAATAAAGCACTCACACCACTGACATAGACAACACAGGAGACACCATTACTCACTCGATTGATTACACGATTGCCGCCAAACTGTCTAACAAATTCCTCTGGTGTAGCCACGTTGAGGTCCTTATTGAGCTCCATTCCGCGTTGCTTCACACGCAAATGACTCTGCGACATAGTAGCTCTACAtttcaaatgggaaaacaatCACACTAGGAGCCAAGGAGAAGCGTCActccataaaataaaaagaaacaaatgctCCCTTCAGTCATTGGAGAATGGCAAGGGTCTTCCGATATGGGCGACGTCAGAAACGATCTAAAGGCCGCTCGTTATCACACAGTCTAGAATcctgttctgttttgtttttgtttcaacacaTTTAAAATGCTTTATCAGCTCCCTACTGacagtaaatgaaaaaaagttgccatCCCGTAATTCGAGCCACACGCTTCTGAACTAAAATGGGGAGTCATCCTTATCCCTGATCACCCACCCCACTCGTGGATAAGATTTTCTGAAGCGTGTTGGAATGAAACACTGCGTAGAAGCGCGGGAAAATGGTtggactttaaaaaattaaaaaaaatgggggtaCGTTGACCCGTATATTACCTCATCAAAGATTTCTGATGCTTAGAGTTTTTGCTGTCTTGGCCGTTAGTGGACGAATCATCTGATATAGTGTCCTGGCTTCCAAGCGAGATGACATCCTCACACAAGTCTCCACTGCCGTTGCTGATactttcctcctcttctttatTGGTAGATGCTGACACCGGACGGGGATTTCCGCTCTCTCCAACACCGTCGGATCCCACCAGGAAACTGACCTGCACCCATAGTCATGATaagaattttgttgttattttttgcgACTTTAACTGTGAAATGTTTAATAGCTTTACTTGATTTGGAAGACGTACGGAGTTGTTGCTAGTTGATCCTCGATTTTCGGCCATATCTGGGGTATCGGTCAAGTTAACGGCCGTTTCGGCCAACCTGCAAGAAGGCAGAATGTGAGTGAAATCGGACTCGCACTCCATGCTGCTGGCGTGTGTGTGACGTAAAGCGTCCATGAATGGAAAGCGCTCTAGACCCCCAACTTTCTCTACCCCAGGCGATCAAGATTTTATCAACACTTGCTTTCGTCGACAACGTAATACCCCCAAGTTTCACTGGAAAACCCAATGTTTTGAACTCAATTTCTAATGAAACACCCCCATTTTGTCAAGGGCAGAATCATATTTTTGACCATCATTCTTAGAAACTGACAGCTAAAGGAATGTTGTGAACAGGTTTTTAAAGGTGAATGAACGGGGTTGGGGCCATCTGGCTGTGTTCCGCCTTCTAAAAATCGACTAATGACGGTCAGGCAGCTTTGAGCGATGGATAAAAACTAATGCGCATTGAGATAAATTTTTCTCAAGGAAgatatttaaaacaattttttatcaGCAGGTATATGAAAAGCacagaaatattattttgtaaGCAAACTTTGGTTCCTATAAAATCTCGAAATTCTGTAAATACTACCTGAACATAGCAAAGTGCCCCACTTAGATGCTTGTTAAGTTAAGTAAACACCTTACtctcaatatttaaaaaagagttcTACCTGTTTGTGAAAGCCTGAGAGACAAAGTTCCAGATGGTGTTGCAATAACTGAGTTCAAATTCTGTATCGGTATcaacaaatggaaattcaaGTTGAGGACAACTTTGCATTGAACCAGGATGACACTATTGAATTAGGTGCTGTTCCTGGAACAGGCGCTGAACTACTAGACGGATGCTATGACTGCTTTCTCCCGAAAACCAgaagaagacatttttacCTGAGGTTTCAGAAGTAGGCCACCAGACTCCCGGAACACACAAGAAGATTCAACTCAAACAAGAGAATTTTTAGCGAGATTTGGCGTGGGTGAAAACttcaaataaattacaataaaaacatctgaaataaataataaaaactggGAGGGTGGTTGATTGGTCAACAATAAATAACTATTTAGATCCGACTAAATAAGGAGCTCAAAGTATTGCAAACATCTGTCGTCTGCTGTTTCTCAATGGCTTAAATTACTATGGTAACGGGACTAGGATATGCaacatcatttttaaaaaataatttgttatgatgatttaaaaagaatttttattttgagaacaaaaaatattataaaaatacatttcgtGATAAAAATGTACAATTTTACAAAATGCATTACCTTCACGAATCACGATATCCCATTTGACAACGGTGTTGagttcaaaattcaaaattcgtCTAGAGACGGTTTCTCCTAACGTCGACGCTCTGGTGGGCTGCCCCTGGTTAGACGCGTATTTGTGCAAACTCGTTTAGGAAATCATTTGATTAAGAGTCAGAACGTGTGAAGGAAAACTGTAATAAGTTGAGCTGTCACTCTTGTCTGAAATAGTTGCGTAGTTAATAAGCTTCTGCTAAGATATAACCTGGCtttcataaagaaaaatggagcAGTCAGAAACAGTTCTTgacaaagatgaagaaattaGGTAAGCTTAAAGAtaaccaaaaattttcaaactacTAATTTGTGCTAATATCTTACTAATGTTTCATAGGAGATTACTTGAGGAAAGACGTgaggaaagaaaacagaaactgCTGGTGAGATTGGGTCGCAATTTGAGTAATCCTCTCAGCGTTTCATCTTGGGAAGCACTGACAGGAACATTGAGAAGCAAAAAAGCACCAACGAGTGCTGTCAAATCCAAAGAACCTGTTCAAGCCCAAACTGAAAAGGAAGTGAAACCAAATGTTTCATCCTGGGATGCCTTGAGAGGAtcgttgaaaaacaaaaaaggaacagTAAAGGCAACTACAGTAACCAAGCCTAATGAAGCTGTCGCTGTTAAAGTAGAAAATGCTGCCAAATCTGAATCAAGACCAATTAAAAGAACTTTATCATTTGGTCAGACTGCAACAAGTCTTAAAAGAACGAATTTAGCTAATGGAGGAGCCACACTGAAACGAGCAACATCATTCAAATCCATCCCAACCTCAGCTAAAAAGCCTGTTGCCCCTCCAGCTACTCAACCAACCAGCGTACAAAAACAGAAGCTGACAGTTCCCTGTTCTCCCAATTTCACTAACCGTACAAAGCAACAAACAGCAGCCATAAAGTCTGTGGCTTCAAGCACTAAACCTGTTGCTGTAAGTAAAAGAGCACCGGTTCAATTACCCAGGTCATTTCAACCTGTTTCATCATCGTCGGAGAAAGCCCTAGACACGGCAGAAACTGTTCCTGAGGTCATTAAGCGTAAGTCGTCATCATGGATGATACCACTGACTCCAGAGAGGAAAGCATCCCCTTCCAAGACTGGTCCGAATGCCCAGCACACACCGAACGTCAAGCCTTTCATCCGGAAGTCGTTTAGCGAGTCGAAGACTGCTTCGAACCGTTCGGTTCAGATCAATCGTTCCGTCAGCTCCGTTTCGATGATTCGACCATCGACTTCAACTCTTCCTCGTAGGAGCGTCGCTCCCAGCCTTCTAGGAAACGACAGCAGCAGGCGTTCAGTTTGGGGTGTCTCAAAGGAACCTTCTGAAAAGTAAGCGATTTATTTTCCTCCCTGGAGAAGGGGAATTTATTTGTTAACCCTTTCATTCCTTTGCATAGGGAAAAGGTACAGCATTGGTTGGAAAAGAGAGGCCGCAGCGTTGCTAGTTGTCGCCACTTGGGATGTTTAGGTCACCAGATCAAGGACTTCAAAGTGCCAGAGCGAAAATCTAACAGCGTCAAGAGCATCCGGACCGGCCGACTTGATGTCACCGGAACGGTCGAAGGAAGTGTGTGTGCTTCCCCTATACTACTCAAGGTATTAACATTTATAACGATTACGATTTATAGACAAATCAGTTTGACTTATGCAAGGatcattttgacatttctaGCGCAAGTCTTCGGTGATGAACaccacttttgaaaaagaagatgacgatgaACAACGCGTGTTGACACCACCACCTCAACCAGATTTCGAAAACGAATCAGAAGAAGCCGCAGGCCATTCGCCGCGCAATTCATCAATTTTAAACGTCACATTTGAAAAGGAAGACGATCAAGAGAACCAAGATTTGCCCGCAGCTTCGCCGATTTTGAAGGAAAACTCTGCGATCGATGAGGAGACGGACAACTTCCACACTCCGACGGAAATAAACAAGAGAGATTCAGTCTTGGATCTCACCGATTTGCAGGAAGGCCGCGTCGACTCGCTAATGGAGACCATTTCGGCCCTATTCAACGAGGTATGTTCCAACAATTCCTGACCCGAGAGAGCTGTCTAATATAATGCGAATGATTTCATATTGCAGCCCGTCTATCCTGAAGCCCAAATCGAGAGCTGGCTCAATCAATCAGAAGCAGCTTTCCCAGCAGTCAAGAGCACGGCTCTCTACTGGGACATTAAAGCCCGTTTGGAAGAGCGGCGTGGcaacactatggaagcccttGACATCTACAGCCAAGcccttgaaaacaaaaccgaGGTACAGTATAAACAGTTGGGCCTCATTTTAAGCGATGGCGCGGTGTATAAAATTTACCCCCGTTTGTTTCTCCAGTCTTTAGATACGATGAAGCAGTTCTTTGACGGCTTTTTGTTGCGCATCGGATCAAATATGCCCACGGGCCAGAGAACACCGCTGCTTAAAAGTTTGGGAGTGGAGACTCCTTTGATCCGCCAAAGCCGGCGTTTGACTCCCCGCCGCCCTTTGTTGGACTCGGCTCAAGCTTTTAATTCTACGACCATCAAGTACGAACTGAAGCTCAAACAAGTCTTCGATACCATCGAGTAAGTTGTGTCTCCATTTATGCAGTTccgtattttaaaaaaaaaaaaaaaaaactccttCTGATTGACTGTCTTTGAACGTTTAgtcaaaaacaacaagagaacAATACTCCTAGCCTCAAGAAGAAAGCGACGAAGACCCCGATGAAATTCAATACGGCTTCCAACAGAGTATCAGTAGCCAGCGAGTGCCCATATCAATTGGTCGCCACTCCAGTCAGGCGCTCAATGAGACCCAAAAAGGGGATGGTCACTTTAAACGAACAAGTTTTGTACGTCGGCCAACTGGATGAACTTTCGCCTGCCACCAGAAGCAAGGCCGTTGTGCGTAAAAACAACGCCTTAACCACTGATCTCTGAATCTAATTAATTGTGGAACCCAAAATTCAAAGCATAATCTTCCAGTTCTGTCCCATTTCCcattgtgtttctttttctttctttttttttccattgcattttcgttttgttttaagaaaaaatttgcattctCTTTCGAAGTAGATGTCCctgaatttgatttcagtATTATTCGCCCGTGGAAATGGTTTCAATAAATTTCGGTTATACCAGTTTTCTACCATTCGTCGTGACTGTATTggtatttaattaattcacGTTGAATGAGCAGCTTGTGAAATGAAGCACTCTagaaaagacgagaagaaatATGCGACTCCGTTTATCACAAGGAGAGATGTGAGAGTTTAGAGGAAGTATGGGGGAATGTAAATATAATAACGATTATCAAAAGTGCTGAGATGAATAAATTACTCCATGTAGAACTCGTGAATCGGGTAGGCCAACTCGATGAATTTACGACAGAACCGTTGAAACGCTCTCCTACAGCCAAATGAtatcatttttacattttgaataatagaaaattaataatcgTTTCTATGTTTAATACCCGATAGCTTCTGCTACGTGACGAGTTGAGCCGTTACCCTGAAAGACATGACAGGCGAACCGCTCTTCAGTCGGATGTTTGGTGATGAAGCCGAGGTAGTGCTGCTCACTCGGATGAAACCCGCAGAACGTGACATTTTTCAAAGCGAAAAAGTAATCGTGACACGGGAATCGGTCCAtctgtcgtgtgtgtgtttccaaccgtgaattaaaattaattgaaacgaaatagagagagagagctagacaATACTCTTACGTCATTTTCTTTGCACTTGTCCATGACGTGAAGTCCCTGGTCGGAGATTTCTAGAAAACAAGGCTGCGGGTGGGTGACGGGAGATTTGCGCATACGTTCAACGGCCGAACAGATCACCTGCTCCCCTTTGTTGACCATCGTTTCGACTGATCCCAAAAAATCCAGGGCGTAGCGCTCCTTGTTGACCCGCCGTCCGTCGGGATCGAAATCGTAatcgacgtcgacgacgtaaGCCGCTGGGAAGATTCCTCGACGCTGAGTTCGCAGGTTGATCCCGTCACACCAACAATCGTCGGCCTCCTGCTGGACGTAAACAGGATCTCCGATGTCGATGTCTATCTCGTCAGAGTGTCGGCCGGTGAATTTGTGCAGACCGCGGTGTGTAGCCTCGACGTCGGTCAGCACCGGGAGTGATTCGGCGCTCGGCGTCGAAGACGCAGTatctgttatttttaaaattcaattcgttatcaatttcaataattaattataggggggaaaataaCCTTTTGAGCCTTCTGGCGAATGAGCCGTCGAGTCTCGTCCGGAATCGCCATCCGTCCCTGGCCAAACGTCAGATTCACAAGGACTGTGTTCTCctgctgtttatttttaataaaaggaactttggatgattgttttgttatttggaCAATTGGAAATAATTATAGTACCTCGATAGTGAAGGTGAGGCTTGAAAAATTGGCGATGACGGTGTTCGGATACTAATGAAATGCACGACGACCCGATATCCAATTGCGATAGCTCATCGGCGAGTGATGGAGTCCGTTTGAAATCCAATTCTGTGTATAATTGATTAGATATtgatccttttctttttttatttcgataaAACATGTTTTGATAGTATactttgatgaatttttgggatttCTGgtagttttcttcttttcctttcgagTGGCTTGTGATTGATTTCCTTGACAGGATCGTTGGCAGCCCCATCTTCTGGATGAGGAGCTACTGGTACATTTTCTGTCGTCCCAACGGAAGTTTGGACAATTCCGGTGCTTCCCTCTTCAACGATCGTCGATTCCCGTTTGGCAAACGGAAACTCGGTGGCACACGATGAGAGTAAGCCCTCGAAATTCGGCAAATCGTCACAGGGCGTGATGTCGTGAACCAAACTGCATAAAtatgcaaaacaaaacgatATGATAATATACTAAAACCCCACCCCGCTAGTCTAACATAATCAATGAAACAGCCAAGTCAAATGATGACAACGACTTACGTGTAGCACTTGGCTGACGCTCGTATGTGCTGAGGTAATCGATCGAAATGCAGACGAAACTCTTCAAACTCGGAATCGGCCATGATTTTCGGTTACAACCAAAAACAGCAGCTGAAGAACTGAATTcggcaaataataataatgagcGGCCTGGATGCAGCCTGCAGCTGGGGGTGTGTATATTAACAACTACTACTCGTTACTACAGAATTCGGCTATTTACTGAGCAAAGTCTCGACCGAATAAGTTTCCGATGCGTATACATATACGGCCGACTTTGGGGTGCTGGATCGTGCCGGATCCTCTATACGTGCCAACGGGAGTATGTAGAAAGAGGTGTGGCTGCTGCCGAGTTAGTCCCCCGGATTGCGCATGCTCACGGGGTGGTTGGTGTTCCAGCAGGATGCCATAGCGTGagccagaaaagaaatgtgtccCGAGACCATGGagatattgattttttcccaaatttctttttcaagtcaATTTATGTTCCTCCTCCTGTGTGTTTTTGATAAAAACTCAACACGCACGACGCGGGTCGATTAATCTAAGGAATGGGCATCTAAGCAAAACACTCCGTCACTAACGTCGTCGCCGATTAGTATCTACGTTTTAATTCAATCAGCGTGTGGGCGTATAGGCCACTGCGCAGCGCCAAAGTGAGAAATACTTAAACGTTGGCACGACTTAACATCGTTTCCAGATGATAATCTTCGTCGGCTATATCACGCAATACACGAATATAAtctgagctttttttttgcgtgcGTGTAGGTGGAATGGCCAGAGTCCTATGTAATAACGGATGGGATTTCTTTTAACTGTCACCAAACCACACATCGTAGATCACGcggccaatttttctttttttccttccagcGGATACGTTCTGTCCGCCCATATCGTCGATATATCGGCGACCTTAATCAGATGATGGAATGCGCTGCTGCGCGGAGGaattgtaaaaatataaaataaagaaaacgcGGAATAGATAATACTGTACGTCAGCAGCACTGGGCTTTGGGACCCAGAAAGTTTTCAATCACTTCTCAGCGATTGGGAATATGTATAAAACGATCGGAATTGAAATAGATTCAACAAACGGCACCCAAATAAGTGTAatattc
Encoded proteins:
- the LOC124200171 gene encoding acetyl-CoA carboxylase-like isoform X2, which translates into the protein MQSCPQLEFPFVDTDTEFELSYCNTIWNFVSQAFTNRLAETAVNLTDTPDMAENRGSTSNNSVRLPNQVSFLVGSDGVGESGNPRPVSASTNKEEEESISNGSGDLCEDVISLGSQDTISDDSSTNGQDSKNSKHQKSLMRATMSQSHLRVKQRGMELNKDLNVATPEEFVRQFGGNRVINRVLIANNGIAAVKCMRSIRRWAYEMFRNERAIRFVVMVTPEDLKANAEYIKMADHYVPVPGGTNNNNYANVELILDIAKRMQVQAVWAGWGHASENPKLPELLIKNSIAFIGPPEKAMWALGDKIASSIVAQTADIPTLSWSGSGLKAEFRDKRIKISTELYRKGCVESAEEGLEAAQRIGFPVMIKASEGGGGKGIRKSESADDFANLFRQVQAEVQGSPIFIMKTAGCAHHLEVQILADQYGNAISLFGRDCSIQRRHQKIIEEAPCAIAPPHIFEQMEKAAVRLAKMVGYVSAGTVEYLYEADGSFYFLELNPRLQVEHPCTEMVSDVNLPAAQLQIAMGIPLYRIKSIRTLYRLNPWDNIPIDFDNPPNPPTPWGHVIAARITSENPEEGFKPSSGTVQELNFRSSKNVWGYFSVAASGGLHEFADSQFGHCFSWGEDREEARENMVIALKELSIRGDFRTTVEYLITLLETEDFQRNNISTTWLDAMIAQRFKSEKPDQLLAVICGSLHVADQTILNSFQHFQASLERGQVLPAYTLTNCVEVELIYEGTKYKMQTTKSGPNSYFLALNGSYKELEMHRLADGSLLLSVDGASYNTYMKEEVDRYRVVIGNQTCIFEKENDPTILRTPTAGKLLGFMVEEGGHVQAGQAYAEIEVMKMVMTVTVTESGCLYYNKRPGAILDSGAIIAHLDLDDASRIQRVQMFTGRFRESEPGSTLPVWGDKLNQIYQSCRSVMDNIFAGYCLPDPFFQPKIKETIEKMMTVLKDPSLPLLELQDVISSISGRIPASVEKKIRKLMALYASNITSVLAQFPSQQVASVIDTHAATLQKRADRDVFFLTTQGIVQLVQRYRNGIRGRMKAVVHDLLKQYLVVEGQFQNGHYDKCVSMLREKNKETMAAVVATIFSHSQTTKKNLLVTQLIDHLWSHEPGLTDELATILKELTMLNRSENAKVALRARQVLIAAHQPAYELRHNQMESIFLSAIDIYGHDFHPENLQKLIMSETSIFDVLHDFFSHPNRAVRMAALEVYVRRSYTSYELTCLQHKDLSENLCVVHFEFLLPSSHPNRIPHNKAANMNLVMSHIPSFDEVSNLIDLPTDLENCNRTGCMAAFSRLEDFENHFDEMMEVFEDSRPSTPESADNGGSDSDGENCGINMLSQSVTLSHSFSDTSYMDSLTKQMVTEAIHIINVAIRYTEEVEDTVLSEKFTAICVQKRPLLIERGIRRITFVVLFRRQHPKFFTFRARDNFNEDRIYRHLEPALAFQLEINRLRTYELEALPTSNQKMHLYLGKAKVAKGQEVTDYRFFIRSIIRHSDLITKEASFEYLQNEGERLLLEAMDELEVAFSHPYSRRTDCNHIFLNFVPTVIMDPSKIEESVRAMVMRYGPRLWKLRVLQAELKMIIRQTHNGKTVPIRLCLNNESGYYLDICMYRETTDPRTGVVKFEAYGPRHGPLHGLPISTPYMTKDYLQLKRFQAQSNGTTYVYDYPDMFRQTCKRMWNEYIARNSKENIILPELLVTSVELVLDVEGNLIEQKRLPGENNIGMVAWRVKLITPEYQTGREIIVICNDITFMIGSFGPQEDKLFLAASQLARSLKIPRIYIAANSGARIGLAEEIKHLFRVAWVDNSDPEKGFKYIYLTPDDFKKVAAFNSVRAELIDEHGEARYRITDIIGKEDGLGVENLRHSGMIAGESSQAYNDIVTISLVSCRAIGIGAYLVRLGQRVIQIENSHIILTGYSALNRLLGREVYTSNSQLGGIQIMYNNGVSHRTDAHDLEGIQSILRWLSYMPKCKGAPLPINPIYDSIDREIKYMPTKAPYDPRWLLSGRQNPLHPDEWESGFFDRGSFDEIMAAWAQTVVCGRARLGGIPIGVIAVETRTVELNLPADPANLDSEAKVVSQAGQVWFPDSAYKTAQAILDFSREELPLIIFANWRGFSGGMKDMYEQVVKFGAYIVDGLREYKQPIMVYIPPFAELRGGAWVVIDPTINESYMEMYADPESRGGVLEPEGVVEVKFKLKDLLKTMARIDPVIQGLREKLSKPELNPTDKRSLEQQLNQREDLLAPMYRQVATYFADLHDTPERMHEKGVIHDIVPWKKSRTYFYWRLRRRLLEKETVLKIIQVQQQLTHPQAEAMLRRWFVEDKGATDGYLWEDNRIVVEWLEDQLKGECQKPVLMENIRCLKREFALAQVRTLMQETPEIGLDSIVHIVQNLSPAQRAEVAKAIGRLDGTPAPAPAPVAQAVAPSGSAATSCSASLDSSPGAVP